From the genome of Pyxidicoccus trucidator, one region includes:
- a CDS encoding alpha/beta hydrolase family protein, with the protein MASWPTLSRALTALALVPTLALAAPAPEAPAKPAKAPSARAPSRPSKQYTVEQFMKTTSVFGASFSSDEKRVLFTSNQTGIYNVFSVPLTGGKPTQLTRSTTDSTYAVGYFPKDARFLFERDQGGNELSHLYVHTADGKEKDLTPGDKHRADFAGWSHDDSAFYVQTNERDERYMDLYRYDAKTYARTLLFQNDGGYDLGAVSPDEKWVSLGKSRTTADSDVHLYNVATKELKHLTPHKGTATWNSATFDPASSALYMQTNEGSEFMRVVRYVLATGKLEEVEKADWDIVYTYFSKNGAWRVTGINEDGRTVIRVHDVKAGKPLTLPQLPEGDLTGVSISRSEKRMAFYVNGDRSPSNLYAYDFASKKVQRLTDTLNPEVDAKDLVDSQVVRFKSFDGMVIPNILYKPHQATADNKVPALIWVHGGPGGQTRKGYFPFIQYLANHGYVVLGINNRGSSGYGKTFFTADDQKHGKEPLLDCLEAKKYLASLPYVDSSRVGIIGGSYGGYMTLAALAFHPDEFNVGVDIFGVSNWLRTLKNIPPYWESFREALYQEMGNPETQEEMLRSVSPLFHAEKIRKPLLVIQGANDPRVLKVESDEIVQAVKKNNVPVDYVVFPDEGHGFSKKKNEAEAYSRTRSFLDQHLKKASATN; encoded by the coding sequence ATGGCATCCTGGCCCACCCTGTCGCGAGCGCTCACCGCCCTGGCGCTCGTCCCCACCCTGGCGCTGGCCGCGCCCGCCCCGGAGGCTCCCGCGAAGCCCGCGAAGGCGCCGTCCGCCCGCGCCCCCTCGCGCCCGTCGAAGCAGTACACCGTCGAGCAGTTCATGAAGACGACGTCCGTGTTCGGCGCGTCCTTCTCCTCCGACGAGAAGCGGGTGCTCTTCACGTCCAACCAGACGGGCATCTACAACGTCTTCTCCGTGCCCCTGACGGGCGGCAAGCCCACCCAGCTCACCCGCTCCACCACGGACAGCACCTACGCCGTGGGCTACTTCCCCAAGGACGCGCGCTTCCTCTTCGAGCGGGACCAGGGGGGCAACGAGCTGAGCCACCTCTACGTCCACACCGCGGACGGCAAGGAGAAGGACCTCACCCCGGGCGACAAGCACCGCGCCGACTTCGCCGGCTGGAGCCATGACGACTCCGCCTTCTACGTGCAGACCAACGAGCGCGACGAGCGCTACATGGACCTGTACCGGTACGACGCGAAGACGTACGCGCGCACCCTGCTCTTCCAGAACGACGGCGGCTACGATTTGGGCGCCGTGTCCCCGGACGAGAAGTGGGTGTCGCTGGGCAAGTCCCGGACCACGGCCGACAGCGACGTCCACCTCTACAACGTCGCCACGAAGGAGCTGAAGCACCTCACCCCGCACAAGGGCACGGCCACCTGGAATTCGGCCACCTTCGACCCGGCCTCCTCCGCGCTGTACATGCAGACCAACGAGGGCTCCGAGTTCATGCGCGTGGTGCGCTACGTGCTGGCCACCGGCAAGCTGGAGGAGGTGGAGAAGGCGGACTGGGACATCGTCTACACGTACTTCTCGAAGAACGGCGCCTGGCGCGTCACCGGCATCAACGAGGACGGCCGCACCGTCATCCGCGTGCATGACGTGAAGGCCGGCAAGCCGCTCACCCTGCCCCAGCTCCCCGAGGGAGACCTCACCGGCGTGTCCATTTCCCGCAGCGAGAAGCGGATGGCCTTCTACGTGAATGGCGACCGCTCCCCGAGCAACCTCTACGCCTACGACTTCGCCTCGAAGAAGGTCCAGCGGCTGACGGACACGCTCAACCCCGAGGTGGACGCGAAGGACCTGGTGGACTCGCAGGTGGTGCGCTTCAAGTCCTTCGACGGGATGGTGATTCCGAACATCCTCTACAAGCCGCACCAGGCCACGGCGGACAACAAGGTGCCCGCGCTCATCTGGGTCCACGGCGGCCCGGGCGGGCAGACGCGCAAGGGATACTTCCCATTCATCCAGTACCTGGCCAACCACGGCTACGTGGTGCTCGGCATCAACAACCGCGGCAGCTCCGGCTACGGCAAGACGTTCTTCACCGCGGACGACCAGAAGCACGGCAAGGAGCCGCTCCTGGACTGCCTGGAGGCGAAGAAGTACCTCGCCAGCCTGCCGTACGTGGACAGCTCGCGCGTCGGCATCATCGGCGGCAGCTACGGCGGCTACATGACGCTGGCCGCCCTCGCCTTCCACCCGGACGAGTTCAACGTGGGCGTGGACATCTTCGGCGTGTCCAACTGGCTGCGCACGCTGAAGAACATTCCTCCCTACTGGGAGTCGTTCCGCGAGGCGCTGTACCAGGAGATGGGCAACCCGGAGACGCAGGAGGAGATGCTGCGCTCCGTCTCGCCCCTCTTCCACGCGGAGAAGATTCGCAAGCCGCTGCTCGTCATCCAGGGCGCCAATGACCCGCGCGTGCTGAAGGTGGAGTCCGACGAAATCGTCCAGGCCGTGAAGAAGAACAACGTGCCCGTCGACTACGTCGTCTTCCCCGACGAGGGCCACGGCTTCAGCAAGAAGAAGAACGAGGCCGAGGCCTACTCGCGCACGCGCTCCTTCCTGGACCAGCACCTCAAGAAGGCCAGCGCGACGAACTGA
- a CDS encoding pilus assembly protein PilB, which translates to MRLGELLVRWGLLTPAQVDTALAWQARGQCRLGEALVHLCLLRPEQVQRALSSQLQVPFVRGEEMAKVPAAVVRSVQPHVLARLRMCPLRVEWHGARGTLYVATHQPENLPRLDELAFISNFTVRPVLALLEDIERTLRLHGVFGNRELAPIELPPDDGFRLEITRGGEL; encoded by the coding sequence ATGCGGTTGGGGGAGCTGCTGGTCCGCTGGGGACTGCTGACACCGGCGCAGGTGGACACTGCGCTGGCGTGGCAGGCCCGGGGACAGTGCCGGCTGGGCGAGGCGCTGGTGCACCTGTGCCTGCTGCGGCCGGAGCAGGTCCAGCGCGCCCTGTCGAGCCAGCTCCAGGTGCCCTTCGTCCGGGGCGAGGAGATGGCGAAGGTGCCGGCCGCGGTGGTGAGGAGCGTGCAGCCCCACGTGCTCGCCCGCTTGCGGATGTGCCCGCTGCGCGTCGAGTGGCACGGCGCCCGGGGGACGCTCTACGTGGCCACCCACCAGCCAGAGAACCTGCCCAGACTGGACGAACTGGCGTTCATCTCCAACTTCACCGTGCGCCCGGTCCTCGCGCTGCTGGAGGACATCGAACGGACGTTGCGCCTGCATGGCGTGTTCGGAAACCGGGAGTTGGCGCCCATCGAGCTGCCGCCGGACGACGGTTTCCGACTCGAAATCACCCGAGGAGGTGAGCTCTAG
- a CDS encoding class I SAM-dependent methyltransferase: protein MHDTQPTPTPSAKTVPHGERNRLVVPAPEHSFRDVLEEARDWLDNVHARMLEGPDEVLWQNMHSLHLGLLTLRRRWTPEVWRRFCKETAKKHPLRPFLHQCPFTRRAYERPRGYAGDAVLIDYLYMDHASDELHAGREIYRYMHQQPSSLSVRERRELLARTIDDTAERVPEGSRILSVACGHLREAESSVAVVERRVGELIAFDQDPLSLAEISHHNPHEVVKPVCGSVRSLLSGKTTFRDMDFVYSAGLYDYLSDSVATRLTGLLFGMLRSGGKMLVANFAMYPPETGYMEAFMDWWLIYRDEDGMRALLGEVPMDQLAAVRLYRDSQDNVIYLELTRR, encoded by the coding sequence ATGCACGATACCCAGCCCACTCCTACCCCCAGCGCGAAGACTGTCCCTCATGGTGAGCGCAACCGGCTGGTCGTCCCCGCGCCCGAGCACTCGTTCCGGGATGTGCTGGAGGAAGCGCGAGACTGGCTCGACAACGTCCATGCGCGGATGCTGGAGGGGCCCGACGAGGTGCTGTGGCAGAACATGCACTCGCTGCACCTGGGCCTGCTCACCCTGCGTCGGCGGTGGACTCCGGAGGTGTGGCGGCGCTTCTGCAAGGAGACGGCGAAGAAGCACCCGCTGCGGCCCTTCCTGCACCAGTGCCCCTTCACGCGCCGCGCGTATGAGCGCCCTCGCGGGTACGCCGGCGACGCGGTCCTCATCGACTACCTCTACATGGACCACGCCTCGGACGAGCTGCACGCGGGGCGTGAAATCTACCGGTACATGCACCAGCAGCCCAGCTCGCTCAGCGTGCGCGAGCGGCGCGAGCTGCTGGCGCGCACCATCGACGACACGGCCGAGCGCGTCCCGGAGGGCTCCCGAATCCTCTCGGTGGCCTGCGGGCACCTGCGCGAGGCGGAGTCCTCGGTGGCGGTGGTGGAGCGGCGCGTGGGCGAGCTCATCGCCTTCGACCAGGACCCGCTGAGCCTCGCGGAGATTTCGCACCACAATCCGCATGAGGTGGTGAAGCCGGTATGCGGCTCGGTGCGCTCGCTGCTGTCCGGCAAGACGACGTTCCGGGACATGGACTTCGTCTACTCTGCGGGCCTGTACGACTACCTGTCGGACTCGGTGGCCACGCGGCTCACCGGGCTGCTGTTCGGCATGCTGCGCTCGGGCGGGAAGATGCTGGTGGCCAACTTCGCCATGTACCCGCCGGAGACGGGCTACATGGAGGCCTTCATGGACTGGTGGCTCATCTACCGCGACGAGGACGGCATGCGCGCGCTGCTGGGCGAGGTGCCCATGGACCAGCTTGCCGCCGTGCGCCTGTACCGGGACAGCCAGGACAACGTCATCTACCTGGAGCTGACCCGCCGCTGA
- a CDS encoding STAS/SEC14 domain-containing protein — MPFQITVHAQDRILEVVYPPQVTAEDLSEYLTEVKKAITSLGGEWSALVDQSQLRVMPGDVVSAMASLNAFAQLRGMVRSARVVVDPPSGLQAWRMTKRAMLTIPTRTFETRGEALAWLKDPDAD, encoded by the coding sequence ATGCCCTTCCAGATCACCGTCCACGCGCAGGACCGCATCCTCGAGGTCGTCTATCCCCCACAGGTCACGGCGGAGGACCTGTCCGAGTACCTGACCGAGGTGAAGAAGGCCATCACCTCCCTGGGGGGCGAGTGGTCCGCGCTGGTGGACCAGTCGCAGCTGCGGGTGATGCCGGGCGACGTGGTGAGCGCCATGGCCAGCCTCAACGCCTTCGCGCAGCTCCGCGGCATGGTGCGCTCGGCGCGCGTCGTGGTGGACCCTCCCTCGGGCCTCCAGGCCTGGCGCATGACGAAGCGGGCCATGCTCACCATCCCCACGCGCACCTTCGAGACGCGCGGCGAGGCGCTGGCGTGGCTGAAGGACCCCGACGCGGACTGA
- a CDS encoding GAF domain-containing sensor histidine kinase, which translates to MRRFQDPLPFDDLSHDDALVLLEVIRELAHLRELEDIMALVRRAARQLSGADGVTFVLREGDYVHYADEEAITPLWKGRRFPIQACISGWVVVNRTAAVIEDIYADERIPHDAYRPTFVKSLAMVPIRRADPIGAIGAYWAKHRLPGAREVALLQALADSTAVAVENGRLYAAERAARQAAESATRLRQELLAMVSHDLRNPLGVITMTTSLLAPLLAPLNGRARNHLDTINRSVLRMDRLIHDLLDFAAIEGGAFRLAPVPLAITTLMEQAAELGPLAHERGIGLELRPPTRDIAVRCDPDRIHQVFSNLVGNAVRFTPAGGVIQLAATPRENQVEMSVSDTGAGIAPEVLPVLFDRFQRPPARVPGSGVGLGLCITRGIIEAHGGKLQVMSELGRGTTFTFTLPMA; encoded by the coding sequence TTGCGCCGCTTCCAGGACCCGCTTCCGTTCGATGACCTGTCGCACGATGACGCACTCGTGCTGCTGGAGGTCATCCGAGAGCTCGCTCACCTCCGGGAGCTCGAGGACATCATGGCGCTGGTGCGCCGGGCCGCCCGCCAGCTGAGTGGCGCGGATGGCGTCACCTTCGTGCTGCGCGAGGGCGACTACGTCCACTACGCCGACGAGGAGGCCATCACCCCGCTGTGGAAGGGGCGCCGCTTCCCCATCCAGGCGTGCATCTCCGGCTGGGTGGTGGTGAACCGCACCGCGGCCGTCATCGAGGACATCTACGCGGACGAGCGCATCCCGCACGACGCCTACCGCCCCACCTTCGTGAAGAGCCTGGCGATGGTGCCCATCCGCCGTGCGGACCCCATTGGTGCCATTGGCGCGTACTGGGCGAAGCACCGCCTGCCGGGCGCGCGCGAAGTCGCGCTGCTGCAGGCCCTGGCGGACTCCACCGCGGTCGCCGTGGAGAACGGGCGGCTCTACGCGGCGGAGCGCGCCGCGCGCCAGGCCGCCGAGTCCGCGACTCGACTGCGCCAGGAGCTGCTGGCCATGGTGTCCCACGATTTGCGTAACCCGCTGGGCGTCATCACGATGACCACGTCGTTGCTGGCGCCGCTGCTCGCGCCGCTCAACGGCCGCGCGCGCAATCACCTGGACACCATCAACCGCTCGGTGCTGCGCATGGACCGGCTCATCCATGACCTGCTCGACTTCGCGGCCATCGAAGGTGGCGCCTTCCGGCTCGCGCCGGTGCCGCTGGCGATTACCACGTTGATGGAGCAGGCCGCGGAGCTGGGGCCCCTGGCCCACGAACGCGGCATCGGCCTGGAGCTGCGCCCGCCCACGCGGGACATCGCCGTGCGGTGCGACCCTGACCGCATCCACCAGGTGTTCTCCAACCTCGTGGGCAACGCCGTCCGCTTCACGCCCGCGGGAGGCGTCATCCAGCTCGCGGCCACTCCAAGGGAGAACCAGGTGGAGATGAGCGTGTCGGACACGGGCGCGGGCATCGCCCCAGAGGTGCTGCCCGTCCTGTTCGACCGATTCCAGCGCCCGCCCGCGCGCGTCCCCGGCAGCGGCGTGGGCCTGGGCCTCTGCATCACCCGCGGCATCATCGAGGCCCACGGGGGCAAGCTCCAGGTGATGAGCGAGCTGGGCCGGGGAACGACCTTCACCTTCACCCTGCCCATGGCCTGA
- a CDS encoding trypsin-like serine peptidase, with protein MSPTRTHVRGTLLGVLLCTLSFAACGPAPEAGPSSGTPPTGTERQPVVYGTDNRTDVYAHADTTLRARAQQSTVALMRPSALTTSGGVVTFNASTLRSAYSLCSSERFLDDPTPAFCSGTLIDDNLVLTAGHCITSASDCNNTRFVFNFYRTSASALQAVSSQDVFSCQSIVVRQQSTTNGRNLDYAIVRMDRAATPRFTPAPVRTATTALAVGANVTVIGSGSGIPFKIDSGGSVRDARASTLDYFVASTDTFGGNSGSGVYEMGGYTVAGILVRGETDYRSSGSCYIVNVCTEAGCRGEDITYVRPALEAFCTASTSTRLCSSEPPPPATNFTYTASNTSNATTNTTNKVVALTAGQKITLGTCGLAGAVVTGDTYLRLFGPAGTLVGSNDDACGGRGSNLSFTATTAGNYEIRAGCYGSGSCGGTVVWTLEAGPPPATSGSFSYSASNTNSAQQNTTPHDLSLTAGQTLSFGTCTVAGASGTGDTYLRLYNAAGQQVGGNDDSCGQLSHATYVVPAGAGGTYQVRAGCYGSGSCGGTVAWTVQ; from the coding sequence ATGTCTCCCACCCGGACCCACGTCCGCGGCACGCTGCTCGGCGTGCTGCTGTGTACCCTCTCCTTCGCGGCCTGCGGTCCGGCCCCCGAAGCCGGCCCCTCCAGTGGCACCCCGCCCACGGGCACGGAGCGGCAGCCCGTCGTCTACGGCACCGACAACCGCACGGACGTGTACGCGCACGCGGACACCACCCTGCGCGCCCGGGCCCAGCAGTCCACGGTGGCGCTGATGAGGCCCTCGGCCCTCACGACCAGCGGCGGCGTGGTGACGTTCAACGCGTCCACGCTGCGCAGCGCGTACAGCCTCTGCAGCAGCGAGCGCTTCCTGGACGACCCGACGCCGGCCTTCTGCTCGGGCACGCTCATCGACGACAACCTGGTGCTCACCGCCGGCCACTGCATCACCAGCGCCAGCGACTGCAACAACACGCGCTTCGTCTTCAACTTCTACCGCACCTCCGCCTCCGCCCTGCAGGCGGTGAGCTCGCAGGACGTGTTCTCCTGCCAGTCCATCGTCGTGCGCCAGCAGTCCACGACGAACGGGCGCAACCTGGACTACGCCATCGTCCGCATGGACCGTGCGGCCACCCCGCGCTTCACGCCGGCCCCCGTGCGCACGGCCACCACCGCGCTGGCCGTGGGCGCCAACGTGACGGTGATTGGCTCGGGCAGCGGCATCCCCTTCAAGATTGACTCGGGCGGCTCGGTGCGTGACGCGCGCGCCAGCACGCTGGACTACTTCGTCGCCAGCACGGACACCTTCGGCGGCAACTCCGGCTCCGGCGTGTACGAGATGGGCGGCTACACGGTGGCCGGCATCCTGGTGCGCGGCGAGACGGACTACCGCTCGAGCGGGAGCTGCTACATCGTCAACGTGTGCACGGAAGCCGGCTGCCGCGGCGAGGACATCACCTACGTGCGCCCCGCCCTGGAGGCCTTCTGCACGGCGTCCACCAGCACCCGGCTGTGCAGCAGCGAGCCGCCGCCGCCGGCCACCAACTTCACGTACACGGCCAGCAACACCAGCAACGCCACCACCAACACCACCAACAAGGTGGTGGCCCTCACCGCAGGCCAGAAAATCACCCTGGGCACCTGCGGCCTGGCGGGCGCCGTCGTCACCGGTGACACGTACCTGCGCCTGTTCGGGCCCGCCGGCACCCTGGTGGGCTCCAACGACGACGCGTGCGGCGGCCGGGGCTCCAACCTGAGCTTCACCGCCACCACCGCCGGCAACTACGAAATCCGCGCCGGCTGCTATGGCAGCGGCAGCTGCGGCGGCACCGTGGTGTGGACCCTCGAGGCAGGCCCCCCGCCGGCCACCAGCGGCTCGTTCAGCTACAGCGCCAGCAACACCAACAGCGCCCAGCAGAACACCACCCCGCACGACCTGTCCCTCACCGCCGGACAGACGCTCTCCTTCGGAACCTGCACCGTCGCGGGCGCCTCCGGCACCGGCGACACGTACCTGCGGCTGTACAACGCCGCCGGCCAGCAGGTGGGCGGCAACGACGACTCCTGCGGCCAGCTCTCGCACGCCACCTACGTGGTGCCCGCGGGCGCGGGCGGCACGTATCAGGTTCGCGCCGGCTGCTACGGCAGCGGAAGCTGCGGCGGCACGGTGGCCTGGACCGTCCAGTAG